A single Drosophila ananassae strain 14024-0371.13 chromosome 3L, ASM1763931v2, whole genome shotgun sequence DNA region contains:
- the LOC6496271 gene encoding uncharacterized protein LOC6496271: MILGRFVRFLVFASTIYLAKEFGSWDEVGQRVGAERPPTDLPVPADDFKEIPTPKDLGSSNTERLFFDEEDKRRLKRAQEDLEKKLCQPPLCEPKPKPFKESVTDALYDTWLALKKIPDYWSRAAADIQESISKFFDGGNK, translated from the coding sequence ATGATTTTGGGCAGATTCGTAAGGTTCTTGGTCTTCGCCAGCACTATCTACTTGGCCAAGGAATTCGGCAGTTGGGATGAGGTCGGTCAGCGAGTTGGCGCCGAGAGGCCGCCCACGGATCTTCCAGTTCCAGCAGATGACTTCAAGGAAATCCCAACCCCCAAGGACCTAGGGTCGTCCAACACCGAACGACTGTTTTTTGACGAGGAGGATAAGCGGAGGCTGAAACGAGCTCAAGAGGATTTGGAGAAGAAGTTGTGCCAGCCACCCCTGTGCGAACCGAAGCCGAAACCATTTAAGGAAAGTGTCACTGACGCCCTATACGACACCTGGCTAGCTCTCAAGAAGATTCCCGACTACTGGTCCCGGGCAGCGGCCGATATTCAGGAGAGCATCTCTAAATTCTTCGATGGAGGGAACAAATAG
- the LOC26514020 gene encoding uncharacterized protein LOC26514020, protein MALKFLGEVTGINMLAKYFGDQDKPEALKEPQEDFAGSSSTIPPESQFELLAPHNCNLALQRGFYFSFRLPDWARDFKEHTREIIASPFHESDSSETSQPSKQKAKYFLRPERYGMIAENMGANFFEEIPQDLQSKSGRPVRSPKIKDDVTCKKRVRT, encoded by the coding sequence ATGGCACTGAAGTTTCTGGGTGAGGTGACAGGGATAAATATGCTAGCGAAGTACTTCGGTGACCAGGACAAGCCAGAGGCTCTCAAGGAGCCGCAGGAGGATTTCGCTGGCAGTTCTTCAACCATTCCCCCCGAGAGCCAGTTCGAGCTACTGGCCCCCCACAATTGCAACTTGGCCCTTCAGCGAGGCTTCTATTTCTCGTTCCGGCTACCCGACTGGGCGAGGGACTTCAAAGAGCACACCCGTGAGATCATCGCCAGTCCGTTCCACGAATCTGATAGTAGCGAGACATCACAGCCCTCGAAGCAGAAAGCCAAATACTTTTTGCGACCAGAAAGATACGGCATGATCGCGGAGAACATGGGAGCTAACTTCTTTGAGGAGATTCCCCAAGACTTGCAATCAAAGTCCGGAAGACCGGTACGCTCGCCCAAGATCAAGGACGACGTGACGTGCAAGAAACGAGTTCGAACGTAG
- the LOC6494293 gene encoding uncharacterized protein LOC6494293: MAVLQHGYKDILFVYLDAFIRDFDCKDVQDSLLSVLSKEEVEIVIKSKDAESATYRLFWSLLAKPESVVKDFVEDVLNPKDQPNYDFLMAAIQAEYQSPSLETKMYIEQRDRLYNDNQLFAQYNVNRLQPYLKLKKALLELRPAKNVLIDGALGAGKQWLALDVCSSVKVQRAMDFKIFWLNMKNCNSPESILEMLQTLQHQIDPNYTQRSDPASNIKQRILSTQAELRRLLRSKPYENCLLVLRNVQSEKAWSAFNLGCKILLTTRFKQVTQFLSAATTTHISLDDHSLMLTPDEVKALCLKYIHCSAQDLPREVPTNNPRKLSLIAESIKDGLATWDNWKHVNCDKLTTIIEGALKVLEPLGYRKLFDRLSIFPPSARIPINLLSLIWFDDKSSGDYPMVVVNKLHKYSLVEKHPEESTISIPAIYLELKVNGDDYAALHQRIVDHYNITKAFDHDDLILTSLDRYFYSHIGHHLMAIEPSEKVDLFRKVFLDFRFLEQKIRHDTTAWNACGSILDTLHQLKFYKKHICDNDLQYDGLVNAILDFLPKIEENLIRSKFTDLLRIGLMDEDDTIYGEAYRQVQKFKDRVWFIDHGRFHQHRQIINLGNKEVRLVLYLDDDFCLMALAGQELLLTDVSLEAEDTYLLKDENDNSETLRMEVFNNQKHLITLHSNGSVKLWTLWPDCPCRRHSAGSRQRVRPPASAHLRNPTETRGHKQLVNSAVNRFSGNHSDQKITAFYLNKDSQPGNKAQLHVAFSNGDVNILEWDELDQVFKKSQTPTLKTEQLEIRSIVQVFQRFYVIVTADSTLTVWDLFNSYGDQPDLPGFDVRNDTLLAMEAYDERNEEATVLLIFKQSVWRLKFIPGPKVILNAEAVDLSEGNYITCGKRSADGNYLLLGTTEGLIVYDLQTSDTVLRSNVSEQIECVDIYELFDPAYKYIVLCGAKGKQVLHVHTLRSDPHRREAEDAGRSRGIVWVHSADETSVKTSARLEPNVYLRSLMDMTNERSQLLVVDSKERIHQIETASDPNARRRSSISAWSTITPTHAATKMRITAISAHDYEHIFAGYADGVIIDVNRDEVLPQQFITEPIAYLKQVSSNVLVASSHDANAPKTVIFQLQEAESEQWPLYLNIGTKYACLVGGPFLVLFSDHGVSHVDLTNPSAFVRPEESHESLVGFDLKNGLLFLAYGNNYIEVFRLVFSNSHLTYKLICEQKIGQTEKITYLSASEDGTMFSLGFKSGIIELFSLDGRQITLITSIREVHMGPIRQLRFSPCKLLLISCAEQLCFWNVTHMRNNQGEQRPNQSRSRRIKLHSVPHEDAVDAAPIASDSDAEPPSSLPRQSFADSQREAELWLNKRGNADRPELLACIKFVGNEASQFFTDSTFSKFYVIDDEGVYYHLMLLDPSRLRLPEQSLEKITDRSLDQIGDLQYEEYLRIIESPASQTEESEGADVVGDLVLDKNSKLDDIDLEPPDTILEEETS, encoded by the exons CCTGCTCGCCAAGCCCGAGTCGGTGGTCAAGGACTTCGTTGAGGACGTCCTGAATCCGAAAGATCAGCCCAACTACGACTTCCTGATGGCAGCTATCCAGGCTGAGTACCAGAGCCCCAGCTTGGAAACCAAAATGTACATCGAGCAGCGGGATCGCCTTTACAACGACAACCAGTTGTTTGCCCAGTACAACGTGAATCGCCTGCAGCCG TACCTGAAACTGAAGAAAGCTCTACTGGAACTCAGGCCGGCCAAAAATGTGCTCATAGATGGTGCTCTGGGCGCCGGAAAGCAGTGGCTGGCTCTGGACGTGTGCTCGTCCGTCAAGGTTCAGCGCGCCATGGACTTTAAAATCTTTTGGCTGAACATGAAGAACTGCAACAGTCCCGAGTCCATTCTGGAGATGCTACAGACCCTGCAGCATCAGATAGATCCCAATTATACGCAGCGCAGTGACCCCGCCAGCAATATCAAGCAACGGATCCTTAGCACCCAAGCGGAACTGAGACGCCTCTTGAGGAGCAAGCCCTACGAGAACTGTCTACTGGTGCTAAGGAATGTCCAGAGCGAGAAGGCTTGGAGTGCCTTTAATCTTGGCTGCAAAATCCTTCTGACAACGAGATTCAAGCAGGTCACCCAGTTTCTATCGGCGGCCACCACAACTCACATATCCCTGGACGACCATTCGTTGATGCTGACACCGGATGAGGTGAAAGCGTTGTGCCTCAAGTACATCCACTGTAGTGCGCAGGACCTGCCAAGGGAGGTGCCCACGAATAACCCGCGAAAACTAAGCCTAATTGCCGAGAGTATTAAGGATGGCCTGGCCACGTGGGACAATTGGAAGCA TGTTAATTGTGACAAACTGACGACCATCATCGAAGGGGCGCTTAAGGTTCTTGAGCCGCTCGGCTACCGGAAACTGTTCGATAGACTGTCCATATTTCCGCCCTCGGCCCGCATACCCATCAAT CTCCTATCTCTGATTTGGTTCGACGACAAATCTAGTGGCGATTATCCGATGGTGGTGGTGAACAAGCTTCACAAGTACTCTCTGGTGGAGAAACATCCTGAGGAATCAACCATAAGTATACCCGCTATATACTTGGAGTTAAAAGTGAATGGCGACGATTATGCCgctctgcatcaaaggattgTTGATCACTACAA CATCACAAAGGCATTCGACCATGATGACTTGATTCTGACCTCCCTGGATAGATATTTCTATAGTCACATTGGGCATCATCTGATGGCCATTGAGCCATCCGAAAAGGTGGATCTGTTTAGAAAGGTTTTCCTCGATTTCCGCTTTTTGGAGCAAAAGATTCGACAtgatacgacggcttggaatGCCTGTGGATCCATACTAGATACCCTGCACCAGTTGAAGTTCTACAAGAAACACATATGCG ACAATGATCTCCAGTACGATGGGTTGGTAAATGCCATTTTAGACTTTTTGCCAAAGATAGAAGAGAATCTTATTCGTTCGAAGTTTACGGATCTGCTGAGGATTGGTCTGATGGACGAAGATGATACCATTTACGGAGAGGCCTATCGGCAGGTTCAAAAGTTCAAGGACCGAGTTTGGTTTATAGATCA TGGCCGATTTCATCAGCATCGGCAGATCATCAACTTGGGCAACAAGGAAGTGCGCCTGGTTCTATATTTGGATGACGATTTCTGCCTCATGGCGCTGGCTGGTCAGGAGCTCCTCCTCACCGACGTATCGCTGGAAGCCGAGGACACCTACCTCCTCAAGGACGAGAACGACAACAGCGAAACCCTTCGGATGGAAGTTTTCAATAATCAGAAGCATTTGATCACTCTCCACAGCAACGGTAGTGTCAAGCTCTGGACGCTCTGGCCGGACTGTCCGTGTCGACGCCACAGTGCCGGCAGTCGACAAAGAGTTCGTCCCCCTGCCTCGGCCCACCTCCGAAATCCCACAGAGACTCGCGGCCACAAACAACTGGTGAACAGTGCAGTGAATCGCTTCAGCGGCAATCATTCCGACCAGAAAATCActgcattttatttaaacaaggaCTCCCAACCGGGTAACAAGGCGCAGCTTCATGTGGCCTTCAGTAACGGAGATGTGAACATTCTGGAGTGGGATGAACTCGATCAGGTGTTCAAAAAATCACAAACGCCCACTCTAAAAACAGAGCAATTGGAAATACGGTCTATAGTTCAGGTCTTCCAACGATTCTATGTGATAGTTACCGCCGATTCGACACTTACTGTCTGGGATCTGTTCAATAGCTATGGCGACCAGCCGGATCTACCAGGGTTTGACGTTCGAAACGACACTCTGTTGGCCATGGAGGCCTATGACGAGAGGAATGAAGAAGCCACCGTCCTACTGATCTTCAAACAGTCTGTCTGGCGCTTGAAATTCATACCGGGACCCAAGGTGATTCTAAATGCGGAGGCAGTGGATCTTTCGGAGGGCAACTACATCACCTGCGGCAAACGTTCGGCGGACGGCAACTACCTGTTGCTGGGCACCACTGAGGGTCTGATCGTGTACGACCTGCAGACCAGTGATACAGTTCTTCGCAGCAACGTCAGCGAGCAAATAGAATGCGTGGACATTTATGAACTGTTTGATCCCGCGTACAAGTACATTGTCTTGTGCGGAGCCAAGGGCAAGCAGGTGCTTCATGTTCACACTTTGCGCTCCGATCCGCACAGGAGAGAAGCGGAGGATGCTGGTCGAAGCAGAGGAATCGTCTGGGTGCATAGTGCTGACGAGACGAGTGTGAAGACCAGCGCCCGACTGGAGCCCAACGTCTACCTCCGATCGCTGATGGACATGACGAACGAACGATCTCAGCTGCTCGTCGTCGACTCGAAGGAGAGAATCCATCAGATCGAAACCGCTTCTGATCCAAATGCCCGTCGCAGATCGAGCATTTCGGCATGGTCCACCATTACCCCCACCCACGCGGCCACCAAAATGAGGATCACTGCCATTTCCGCCCACGACTATGAGCACATCTTTGCTGGCTACGCGGATGGCGTGATAATCGATGTCAACCGGGATGAGGTGCTGCCGCAGCAGTTCATAACCGAACCCATTGCCTACCTCAAGCAAGTTAGCTCCAACGTGCTGGTGGCTTCCTCCCACGATGCCAATGCCCCAAAGACTGTGATATTCCAGCTGCAGGAGGCGGAAAGCGAGCAATGGCCCCTATATTTGAACATAGGTACTAAGTACGCATGTCTAGTTGGGGGTCCTTTCCTTGTATTGTTTTCCGACCACGGTGTGTCT CATGTGGACTTGACCAACCCTTCAGCCTTCGTTAGACCAGAGGAATCCCATGAATCCCTGGTGGGCTTCGATTTAAAGAACGGTCTGCTCTTTCTCGCTTACGGAAACAATTACATTGAA GTTTTCCGACTAGTCTTCAGCAACTCCCACCTGACGTACAAGCTGATTTGTGAGCAAAAGATCGGGCAAACGGAAAAGATTACCTACCTATCGGCCAGCGAGGATGGAACAATGTTTAGCCTGGGATTTAAGAGTGGGATTATAGAG CTTTTCTCACTGGATGGCAGACAAATAACGCTGATCACCAGTATCAGGGAGGTCCACATGGGTCCTATCCGCCAGCTGCGGTTCTCGCCCTGCAAGCTGCTCCTGATCAGTTGCGCCGAACAGTTGTGCTTCTGGAATGTGACCCATATGCGGAACAACCAGGGAGAGCAGCGGCCCAACCAGAGCCGCAGTCGCCGCATCAAACTCCACAGTGTGCCCCACGAAGACGCCGTGGATGCTGCTCCCATTGCATCCGACTCAGATGCAGAGCCGCCCTCCTCGTTGCCGCGCCAATCCTTCGCCGATAGCCAGAGAGAGGCGGAACTGTGGTTGAACAAGCGCGGGAATGCTGACCGGCCGGAGCTTCTAGCTTGCATCAAGTTCGTCGGGAATGAAGCCAGTCAGTTCTTCACCGACAGCACGTTCTCCAAGTTCTATGTCATTGACGACGAAGGTGTCTACTATCACCTGATGCTGCTGGATCCAAGTAGACTGCGTCTGCCTGAACAGAGCTTGGAGAAGATTACCGATCGTTCGCTGGATCAGATTGGAGACCTACAGTATGAGGAGTACCTTCGAATAATCGAAAGCCCAGCAAGCCAGACTGAAGAAAGCGAGGGAGCCGATGTTGTGGGTGACTTGGTCCTGGACAAAAATAGCAAATTGGATGACATTGATCTGGAACCGCCAGACACAATACTCGAGGAGGAGACCTCATGA
- the LOC6496272 gene encoding uncharacterized protein LOC6496272, with protein sequence MVVGLIVKAGIVYAVIVATRNYGVWGSPDDTQDVYMDALEHMEPYADQARRKLKICPPRPPPQGEWSFMGIHYYNECVKAVFDVLSLVPVGLVAVFERIPFYLNAIKESIRKYQEKEKKKKEIKISKDQLDETPLVQRPKGELMPHCKDKRCAKAPLIPPGCRQKRYNDEFIYEPRPRMKAACKCKCKERKPKPCPEKRPKCPQSEESPKCRCPGTPRRDLP encoded by the coding sequence ATGGTTGTTGGCCTAATTGTGAAAGCTGGAATTGTGTATGCCGTGATCGTTGCCACTCGGAACTATGGCGTGTGGGGCTCCCCGGACGATACGCAGGATGTGTATATGGATGCGTTGGAGCATATGGAACCATACGCGGATCAGGCGCGTCGCAAACTCAAAATATGTCCGCCCAGGCCGCCACCTCAGGGCGAATGGTCTTTCATGGGCATCCATTACTATAATGAGTGCGTCAAGGCCGTTTTTGACGTTTTGAGCCTCGTTCCGGTCGGGCTGGTGGCCGTTTTTGAGAGGATACCCTTCTACCTGAACGCCATCAAGGAGAGCATTCGCAAGTATCAGGAAAaggagaagaaaaagaaggagaTCAAGATATCCAAGGACCAGCTGGACGAAACGCCTTTGGTCCAACGACCCAAGGGTGAACTGATGCCGCACTGCAAGGACAAGCGCTGTGCCAAGGCACCCCTCATCCCGCCAGGCTGCCGCCAGAAGCGTTACAACGACGAGTTCATCTACGAGCCACGTCCACGGATGAAGGCGGCCTGCAAGTGCAAGTGCAAGGAGCGGAAGCCCAAGCCTTGTCCAGAAAAGAGGCCCAAGTGCCCGCAGTCCGAGGAATCGCCGAAGTGCCGCTGCCCGGGTACTCCGAGGCGAGATCTCCCTTAA